A stretch of Bacteroidota bacterium DNA encodes these proteins:
- the secG gene encoding preprotein translocase subunit SecG, whose product MFAFLIGVEVVISILLIIAVLMQASKGGGLAGTFGGGNVGMMFGVRRTSDFLMRATQGLALAFGILALLINMVFLPRESAENIESILQRSAQTQQQTAPAPSLPQLPPPSQPENTPPQGQ is encoded by the coding sequence ATGTTTGCGTTTCTCATCGGAGTTGAGGTAGTTATCAGCATATTGCTGATTATTGCTGTTTTGATGCAGGCGAGCAAAGGTGGAGGTTTGGCCGGTACTTTCGGAGGAGGAAATGTCGGAATGATGTTTGGTGTCCGACGAACGTCGGATTTCCTCATGAGGGCAACGCAAGGGCTGGCACTCGCGTTCGGTATTCTTGCGCTTCTTATTAACATGGTTTTTTTACCGCGTGAAAGTGCGGAGAATATTGAGAGCATCCTCCAGCGTAGCGCGCAAACGCAACAGCAGACGGCGCCGGCGCCATCGTTGCCGCAACTGCCGCCGCCTTCCCAGCCGGAAAACACGCCTCCGCAAGGACAATAG
- a CDS encoding biotin carboxylase produces the protein KAAAGGGGKGMRIVRSSDELSSSFSAAQSEARSAFGDGRVYVEKYLDNPRHIEFQILADKHGNIVHLGERECSVQRRHQKVIEETPSVIVDDAMRRQMGEMAVAAARACDYENAGTIECLVDKDRNYYFLEMNTRLQVEHPITEMRTGRDIVHEQIRIAMGEKLSFTQEEVTYRGHAIECRIYAEDPANNFLPSTGTITHLKPPQGFGIREDRGVEEGGAISVYYDPIISKLVAHGETRDKAIAKMKRALSEYEIMGVRVNIPFNLFVLNHPKFVEGDFDTHFVNTYYRPEFLDGPNPPEETVASVLAALLEQRLLEKTVPAAGADHAASASKWRSSRFEHWR, from the coding sequence TCAAAGCTGCTGCAGGCGGAGGCGGAAAAGGAATGCGGATCGTGCGTTCTTCCGATGAACTCTCGTCTTCCTTTTCCGCAGCACAGTCCGAAGCACGTTCTGCATTCGGTGATGGAAGAGTATATGTTGAGAAGTACCTCGACAATCCGCGCCACATCGAGTTCCAGATTCTTGCCGATAAACATGGCAACATAGTTCATCTCGGTGAGCGGGAATGCTCCGTTCAACGCCGGCACCAGAAAGTGATCGAAGAAACACCGTCAGTGATCGTTGATGATGCAATGAGACGACAAATGGGGGAGATGGCTGTTGCTGCTGCCCGTGCCTGCGACTACGAGAATGCCGGAACAATCGAGTGCCTCGTGGATAAGGACAGAAACTACTACTTTCTGGAAATGAACACCCGTCTTCAAGTGGAACATCCGATCACCGAGATGCGTACCGGAAGAGACATCGTTCATGAACAAATTCGAATTGCGATGGGCGAGAAACTTTCATTCACTCAGGAAGAAGTGACCTACAGAGGACATGCAATCGAGTGTCGCATCTATGCTGAAGACCCAGCGAACAACTTTCTCCCTTCAACAGGAACGATCACGCATTTGAAGCCGCCCCAGGGATTCGGAATTCGTGAAGACAGGGGTGTAGAAGAGGGCGGTGCAATCTCTGTGTACTACGATCCAATCATCTCAAAACTTGTCGCTCACGGTGAAACCCGTGACAAGGCAATCGCAAAAATGAAGCGTGCATTGAGTGAATATGAGATCATGGGCGTGCGTGTGAATATTCCCTTCAATCTGTTTGTTCTGAATCATCCAAAATTTGTTGAGGGGGATTTCGATACTCATTTTGTTAATACGTATTATCGGCCGGAGTTCCTTGATGGGCCTAATCCCCCGGAAGAGACCGTCGCTTCAGTACTTGCCGCACTTCTCGAACAGCGTCTCCTTGAGAAAACAGTACCGGCGGCCGGAGCGGATCATGCAGCATCTGCAAGCAAGTGGAGAAGTTCCCGATTTGAACACTGGAGGTGA
- the ribD gene encoding bifunctional diaminohydroxyphosphoribosylaminopyrimidine deaminase/5-amino-6-(5-phosphoribosylamino)uracil reductase RibD gives MAKHEQFMRECFRLAEKGKGHVSPNPLVGAVLVEQGRSVAFGFHERFGGSHAEVNCLRNHNGNLSNAVLYVNLEPCSHFGKTPPCTDLLVQRGIRNVVVAMKDPNPFVSGKGIAQLRRAGVHVTVGVLEKEAGHLNRFFVKHIVSSLPYVHLKIAETADGFIGRGNGSLEYITSLESRRLVHLWRGEYDAIVVGAGTIQTDNPELNVRLSAGRDPAVVILDGNLRLTGQERVFASARKRRVFLCVSQQAIDARRTTVRNLESNGVTLLAFAAGKGDLNLKTILRELYARQIGSILVEGGSNVFSRFIKYGFVDELSVFCSPAVFGKGIPRFPDAKRSNGMLREMLLSTGCFARKSGTDTLFTGIIA, from the coding sequence ATGGCAAAGCATGAACAATTCATGCGCGAATGTTTTCGACTTGCGGAAAAAGGGAAGGGGCACGTAAGCCCGAATCCTCTTGTCGGGGCGGTTCTGGTCGAACAAGGAAGATCCGTTGCGTTTGGCTTTCACGAGCGTTTCGGAGGATCACACGCTGAAGTCAATTGCTTGCGAAACCACAACGGCAATCTGTCGAATGCTGTTTTATATGTAAATCTCGAGCCGTGCTCACACTTCGGGAAAACGCCGCCATGCACTGATTTGCTCGTCCAACGGGGAATTCGCAATGTTGTGGTTGCGATGAAAGATCCCAACCCGTTCGTGTCCGGAAAGGGGATTGCACAGCTTCGGCGCGCGGGCGTGCACGTCACAGTTGGCGTTCTGGAAAAGGAAGCCGGACATCTGAACCGGTTCTTCGTTAAGCATATTGTCAGTTCCTTGCCGTACGTGCATCTCAAGATCGCCGAAACAGCCGACGGTTTTATCGGGCGAGGGAATGGATCGCTGGAGTATATCACTTCTCTCGAATCACGAAGGCTCGTACACCTCTGGAGGGGAGAATATGATGCGATTGTAGTCGGTGCAGGAACAATCCAAACCGATAATCCGGAATTGAATGTTCGCCTTTCGGCAGGAAGAGATCCCGCTGTTGTTATTCTCGATGGAAACCTTCGTCTGACCGGACAGGAAAGGGTGTTCGCCTCAGCCCGCAAGAGAAGGGTGTTTCTGTGCGTCAGCCAACAGGCGATTGACGCCCGGCGAACAACAGTGAGAAACCTCGAATCTAACGGTGTCACTCTTCTCGCATTTGCCGCAGGGAAAGGTGATCTGAACCTGAAGACTATCTTGCGCGAGTTGTATGCAAGGCAAATCGGCTCCATCCTCGTCGAGGGTGGGAGTAATGTTTTCAGCAGGTTCATCAAGTATGGATTTGTCGACGAACTGAGTGTGTTCTGTTCTCCGGCGGTTTTCGGCAAGGGCATTCCGAGATTCCCGGACGCTAAGCGCTCCAACGGAATGCTAAGGGAGATGTTACTCTCCACTGGTTGTTTTGCCCGGAAATCAGGAACAGATACTCTCTTCACAGGAATAATTGCATAG
- a CDS encoding biotin/lipoyl-binding protein yields the protein MDGNAIPISAQEVDERTFSVLSNGISSRVVVEKDESIYHMLLSGKHIEVHVESDRMRLLKKFASTSASEHSRTTIHAPMPALVVKVEVNVGDDVSQGQGLVVLEAMKMENEIKAHRPGKVSEIRITKGKAVEKGELLMVLE from the coding sequence ATGGACGGGAATGCGATTCCGATTTCTGCTCAGGAAGTTGATGAAAGAACGTTCTCGGTTCTAAGCAACGGAATCTCATCCAGAGTAGTGGTAGAAAAGGACGAATCCATATACCACATGCTCTTGTCGGGAAAGCATATAGAGGTCCACGTCGAGTCTGACAGAATGCGCTTGCTGAAGAAGTTTGCATCCACATCTGCATCAGAGCATAGTCGCACGACTATTCACGCTCCGATGCCCGCATTGGTTGTCAAAGTTGAAGTGAACGTCGGAGATGACGTGTCGCAGGGTCAGGGACTTGTGGTTCTGGAGGCAATGAAAATGGAGAATGAAATCAAAGCCCATCGACCCGGCAAAGTAAGTGAAATCCGTATTACGAAGGGAAAGGCCGTTGAAAAAGGTGAACTTCTGATGGTTCTTGAATGA
- a CDS encoding aminomethyltransferase family protein, producing the protein MQTTLLEIHRNTSCDIGEYRGYPVPLSYGSIEAEYDAAVNDIAMIDRSWVGRIEVTGADRLDLLHRLSTNDLLKAKAGQVVGTVFTTDKGRIIDFVHILIRDSSLLLLISPGNEETFSAWIDKFTILEDLQLKTVTHSTAMFSLIGPKATAFASSLEEQPLQHNTLIENSSLPFPATILFRTEFKTDIIDIILASSDAARAWGYLLTVGTVSTPKPIGIRAYQVFRISRGIPELGAELSDQFNPYEAGLSHAISFTKGCYIGQEVIARLDTYKKVQKGLWGIISSGDDAMQPGAEILENGDVIGKITSSTPDSIRGKRIGLAIVKKSSLQADDHVSISYNGTTSAGSLSAFPVAV; encoded by the coding sequence GTGCAGACCACGCTCCTTGAGATACACAGGAACACAAGTTGTGACATCGGCGAATACCGCGGCTATCCCGTTCCATTATCCTACGGGAGCATTGAGGCGGAATACGACGCGGCAGTGAACGATATCGCAATGATCGACAGGTCATGGGTCGGCAGGATCGAGGTTACCGGTGCCGACCGACTCGATCTTCTGCATCGACTATCCACGAATGATTTGCTCAAGGCCAAGGCAGGGCAGGTCGTTGGAACTGTGTTCACGACTGACAAAGGCAGAATTATCGACTTCGTTCATATTCTAATCCGCGATTCTTCCCTTCTTCTCCTTATTTCCCCCGGTAATGAAGAAACGTTTTCAGCTTGGATCGACAAGTTTACAATCTTGGAAGATCTGCAATTGAAAACAGTCACACATTCTACTGCGATGTTCAGCCTGATAGGTCCCAAGGCAACAGCCTTTGCCTCATCCCTTGAGGAACAACCCCTTCAACATAATACGCTTATAGAGAACAGCTCTCTGCCGTTTCCCGCTACTATTCTGTTCCGCACGGAATTCAAAACGGATATCATAGATATCATTCTTGCTTCATCAGATGCCGCCCGTGCATGGGGGTATCTGCTTACAGTTGGCACTGTATCAACGCCGAAGCCGATTGGCATTCGAGCATATCAGGTGTTTCGTATATCCAGAGGAATCCCTGAACTGGGAGCCGAGTTGTCCGATCAATTCAACCCGTATGAAGCGGGTCTGTCTCATGCCATCAGCTTCACAAAAGGCTGTTATATCGGTCAGGAAGTTATTGCCCGTCTTGATACATACAAGAAGGTTCAAAAGGGGTTATGGGGAATAATCTCTTCGGGGGATGACGCGATGCAACCCGGGGCGGAAATCCTAGAGAACGGCGATGTAATCGGGAAAATAACCAGTTCAACCCCTGATTCGATAAGAGGCAAACGGATCGGTCTCGCAATAGTGAAGAAAAGCAGCCTGCAAGCCGATGACCATGTTAGTATATCGTATAACGGAACCACCTCAGCGGGTTCACTTTCGGCCTTTCCGGTTGCGGTTTGA
- a CDS encoding riboflavin synthase, giving the protein MFTGIIQEVGRVENIQPHGGGIRLSVIGPKSASELSIDDSVSINGVCQTVIGRKGDAFTVEAVEETLLKTTLGHLSLNSLVNLELAMKLDDRLGGHLVLGHVDGVGTVTSVEKKETSSLFTVEIPAQFLRYVIPSGSIAVDGVSLTIARLSGNLVTVSIIPHTFDNTTFRALTSGMSVNLEFDLIGKYIERFMVVRKQVDVGSDPITPSNLREWGYST; this is encoded by the coding sequence ATGTTTACCGGTATCATTCAGGAAGTCGGCCGCGTCGAGAACATTCAACCTCATGGTGGCGGGATCCGTCTCTCCGTTATCGGCCCGAAATCAGCTTCCGAGCTCTCAATTGATGACAGCGTTTCGATCAATGGTGTTTGCCAGACTGTGATTGGCAGGAAAGGCGACGCATTTACCGTTGAAGCTGTAGAGGAGACTCTTCTCAAAACGACTCTCGGCCATCTCTCGTTGAATTCACTGGTGAATCTTGAATTGGCGATGAAACTAGACGATAGACTTGGCGGCCATCTTGTGCTTGGTCACGTTGACGGTGTCGGAACAGTAACATCTGTGGAGAAGAAGGAAACGAGTTCGCTCTTTACCGTTGAGATCCCTGCCCAGTTTCTACGATACGTCATTCCGTCCGGTTCAATAGCTGTTGACGGCGTAAGCCTGACGATTGCGCGACTCAGCGGAAATCTTGTAACGGTTTCCATTATTCCGCACACGTTCGACAATACAACGTTTAGAGCCCTGACTTCGGGTATGTCAGTCAACCTTGAGTTTGATCTTATAGGTAAGTACATCGAGCGTTTCATGGTTGTCAGAAAGCAAGTCGATGTCGGTTCTGACCCGATTACACCATCAAACCTGCGCGAATGGGGCTATTCGACGTAG
- a CDS encoding diaminopimelate epimerase gives MKITIHFTKMSGAGNDFVVIDNMSRQLNTDYTRLAQAVCSRHFGIGADGLLVLEPSRDTDFLMRYYNADGSYGGMCGNGGRCIARYAVLTGKSGRKLRFSALDHEYSAEVLERSVKLWMKAPKILNNNMLKDTLSGIFLDTGSPHFVCEVADLNAVDVISVGRAIRFHGDFAPDGCNVNFVERTGENELSLRTYERGVEGETLACGTGSVASAIFAALFRQMQSPVDIKVRSGEIVRVFFARKEDEFFDVILEGSAHVLFSGEFEYETERNMIVDSDSFLRSMRL, from the coding sequence ATGAAAATCACTATTCATTTTACGAAAATGTCCGGGGCCGGTAATGATTTTGTCGTTATCGACAATATGTCCCGCCAATTGAATACAGACTACACCCGCCTCGCACAAGCTGTGTGCTCCCGACATTTCGGCATAGGCGCAGATGGGTTGCTTGTTTTGGAACCCAGCCGGGATACCGACTTCCTTATGCGATACTACAACGCCGACGGAAGCTATGGCGGCATGTGCGGAAACGGAGGGAGGTGTATTGCCCGGTATGCAGTTCTTACAGGAAAATCCGGGAGAAAATTGCGTTTTTCTGCGCTTGATCATGAGTATTCGGCAGAGGTGCTTGAGAGATCGGTTAAACTTTGGATGAAAGCACCTAAAATATTGAACAACAATATGTTAAAGGATACACTCTCTGGGATCTTCCTTGATACTGGATCGCCACATTTTGTATGTGAAGTTGCAGACTTAAATGCAGTAGATGTTATATCAGTTGGTCGAGCCATTCGTTTCCATGGGGATTTTGCCCCCGATGGATGCAATGTGAACTTCGTCGAACGAACGGGAGAGAATGAGTTATCTCTCAGAACGTATGAGCGCGGTGTGGAGGGCGAAACATTGGCTTGCGGTACCGGCTCCGTCGCTTCTGCAATTTTTGCCGCTCTTTTTCGCCAAATGCAATCACCTGTAGACATCAAGGTCCGGAGCGGTGAGATTGTTCGAGTTTTCTTCGCCCGTAAGGAGGACGAATTTTTTGACGTCATCCTTGAGGGGAGCGCGCATGTTCTGTTCAGCGGTGAGTTCGAATACGAAACTGAACGCAACATGATTGTTGATTCGGACTCTTTCTTGAGGAGCATGAGGCTGTGA
- a CDS encoding diacylglycerol kinase family lipid kinase, translating to MNKRKEMLVIINPHAGKRKGRGLLDRIQTTIERYGLDAEVSVTKYPGHATLLARETTSQVVIAAGGDGTVNEVINGIVGTSKTLGVLPIGSGNDLIKSIGLSRDIDAAFRTISGGKSIRIDCGTVTCGQSNRYFVNGVGIGFDAAVAARTQEIRFLRGTAVYVMAVFQTLGKYAAPEFRIAIDSYSRISRNLLIAIGNGRCAGGGFYLTPEANVDDGLLDICMITDLPIWKILSIMPKVMKGRHTDSSAVTMKQGRTISVKSETPFFVHADGEIVGRNVTSVEVGVVDKAIAVLV from the coding sequence GTGAATAAGCGGAAAGAGATGCTTGTCATCATAAACCCTCATGCAGGAAAGAGAAAGGGAAGGGGGCTTCTTGATCGAATTCAGACAACTATTGAGCGCTACGGGCTCGACGCTGAAGTTTCAGTTACGAAGTACCCCGGTCATGCGACGTTGTTAGCCCGGGAAACAACATCTCAGGTGGTTATTGCTGCTGGAGGAGACGGGACAGTGAATGAAGTTATTAATGGGATAGTTGGAACAAGCAAGACTCTTGGTGTGCTCCCTATAGGCTCAGGTAATGATCTTATAAAGTCAATTGGCCTATCCCGCGATATCGACGCCGCCTTTAGAACGATTTCAGGGGGTAAAAGTATTCGCATTGACTGTGGGACGGTAACGTGTGGCCAGTCCAACAGATATTTTGTCAACGGCGTCGGGATTGGTTTTGACGCCGCAGTTGCCGCGAGGACACAGGAGATAAGATTCCTGCGCGGAACTGCTGTGTACGTTATGGCAGTGTTTCAGACTCTCGGAAAGTATGCTGCCCCCGAATTTCGCATCGCCATCGATTCATATTCAAGAATATCACGTAACCTTCTGATTGCAATAGGAAATGGACGTTGTGCCGGCGGTGGTTTCTATCTAACGCCCGAAGCAAATGTAGACGACGGACTATTAGACATCTGTATGATAACAGATTTGCCGATATGGAAAATTCTGTCAATTATGCCCAAGGTCATGAAAGGCAGGCACACGGATTCATCCGCTGTAACCATGAAGCAAGGACGAACGATTTCAGTAAAGTCAGAAACACCGTTCTTCGTTCATGCCGATGGCGAGATTGTTGGTAGGAATGTTACAAGTGTAGAGGTTGGGGTCGTGGATAAGGCGATTGCTGTGCTGGTATAA
- the purL gene encoding phosphoribosylformylglycinamidine synthase subunit PurL: MTVKKDSHARNEPKVDVNRALQHGLTEEEYERILKILGRIPTYTELGIYSVMWSEHCSYKNSIAVLKTLPRSGGRLLVGAGEENAGLVDIGDGLAVAFKIESHNHPSAVEPYQGAATGVGGIMRDIFTMGARPIAALNSLRFGPLDNERTKYLFKGVVKGIGDYGNSFGVPTVAGEIYFDACYQENPLVNAMAVGVVKHNEWASAVAIGAGNPVMIVGSATGRDGIHGATFASEEISEASESKRPSVQVGDPFTEKLLLEASLEAIRSGFLVGIQDMGAAGITCSTSEMSAKGKSGMKVNLDKVPAREEHMTAYELMLSESQERMLVVVKKGHEEDVKKIFSKWDLHAEIIGEVIDEDRLVISHRGKIVADVPADSLVLGGGAPVYIREAKEPEYLREVRLFNPHELREPDNYNEVLLQLLASPNIASKCWAYDQYDSMVRTNNVLLDSSDAAVVLIKESLRALAVKTDCNSRYVYLNPRRGGTIAVAESARNVVCSGATPVAITNCLNFGNPYKPEVFWQFKEAVAGIGEACRAFNTPVTGGNVSFYNESPTAAVYPTPVIGMLGLIDDLGNITSSAFKDDGDIVILLGETQGHVGGSEYLSVCHGLVAGDAPGISLIKEKSLHDVCLGAIRAGIVKSAHDCSEGGLAVSIAESCIANKDKPIGATLDLHATQFSGMRPDFLLFGEDQSRLIVTIAPEDIDRLMAIAKSNSIKATVIGKVGGQRLRIGGLLEVTIDSVATAYDSISHTMIA; the protein is encoded by the coding sequence ATGACTGTGAAAAAGGACTCACACGCGCGAAACGAACCGAAGGTTGACGTTAACCGCGCGCTCCAACATGGCTTGACAGAAGAGGAATATGAGAGAATTCTGAAGATCCTGGGACGTATTCCCACATACACCGAGTTGGGGATTTACAGTGTAATGTGGAGTGAACACTGCAGCTACAAAAACTCAATCGCCGTCTTGAAGACGTTGCCAAGAAGTGGCGGCCGGCTTCTGGTTGGAGCCGGCGAGGAAAACGCGGGACTTGTGGATATTGGAGATGGCCTTGCTGTTGCATTCAAAATTGAAAGCCACAATCATCCTTCGGCGGTAGAGCCGTATCAGGGTGCTGCAACGGGGGTCGGAGGTATCATGCGTGATATCTTCACTATGGGCGCCCGACCTATTGCTGCACTGAACTCATTACGGTTCGGACCGCTAGATAATGAGCGAACAAAGTACCTCTTCAAAGGTGTTGTGAAGGGGATCGGCGATTACGGAAACAGTTTCGGCGTTCCCACGGTTGCGGGCGAGATTTACTTTGACGCGTGCTATCAGGAGAATCCCCTCGTCAATGCGATGGCAGTGGGCGTGGTTAAACACAACGAGTGGGCAAGCGCGGTCGCAATAGGGGCTGGAAACCCAGTCATGATTGTCGGTTCGGCAACAGGCAGGGATGGAATTCATGGTGCAACGTTTGCCTCTGAAGAGATTTCTGAAGCATCCGAATCAAAACGACCGTCCGTGCAGGTTGGTGATCCCTTTACGGAAAAACTTCTGCTCGAAGCCTCTCTTGAAGCTATTAGATCCGGATTTCTTGTCGGTATTCAGGACATGGGTGCGGCAGGCATCACGTGCTCGACTTCGGAAATGAGCGCAAAAGGGAAATCAGGCATGAAGGTCAATCTGGACAAAGTGCCAGCTCGTGAGGAACACATGACGGCGTACGAGCTTATGTTGTCGGAGTCTCAGGAACGTATGCTCGTCGTGGTGAAAAAGGGGCATGAAGAGGATGTCAAGAAGATATTCTCAAAGTGGGACTTGCATGCAGAGATCATTGGCGAAGTCATCGACGAGGATAGACTCGTGATTTCTCACCGAGGAAAGATTGTAGCCGACGTGCCGGCTGATTCGCTTGTTCTTGGAGGCGGTGCTCCCGTCTATATTCGTGAAGCCAAGGAGCCTGAATATTTGAGGGAAGTCCGTTTATTTAATCCGCATGAACTTCGTGAGCCTGACAATTACAACGAAGTACTTTTGCAGCTTCTTGCAAGCCCGAACATTGCCAGTAAATGTTGGGCATACGATCAGTACGATTCAATGGTGCGGACAAATAACGTACTTTTAGACTCATCAGATGCAGCTGTAGTTCTTATAAAAGAATCACTTAGGGCACTTGCCGTTAAGACTGACTGCAACAGTAGATATGTCTACCTGAACCCTCGTCGCGGCGGAACGATAGCAGTTGCAGAGTCGGCACGAAATGTGGTTTGCTCCGGCGCTACGCCGGTGGCAATAACGAATTGTCTAAATTTTGGCAATCCATACAAACCTGAAGTATTTTGGCAGTTCAAAGAGGCGGTAGCTGGTATTGGTGAAGCGTGTCGGGCGTTCAACACTCCAGTTACGGGCGGTAATGTTAGCTTTTATAACGAAAGTCCGACTGCGGCCGTTTATCCAACCCCGGTCATAGGGATGCTGGGTCTCATCGATGACCTGGGAAATATTACTTCCTCAGCATTCAAGGATGATGGAGATATTGTCATTCTCCTCGGTGAGACTCAGGGTCATGTTGGCGGAAGCGAATATCTCTCGGTTTGCCACGGGTTAGTTGCAGGCGATGCGCCAGGAATAAGCCTGATTAAAGAAAAGAGCCTTCACGATGTATGCCTAGGGGCCATTAGGGCTGGCATAGTTAAGTCGGCACACGATTGCTCTGAGGGCGGCCTTGCGGTCTCGATAGCGGAAAGTTGCATTGCAAACAAAGACAAGCCCATAGGAGCGACTCTTGATCTGCACGCAACTCAATTTTCAGGCATGCGTCCTGATTTCCTGTTGTTTGGGGAGGATCAGTCAAGGTTGATTGTGACAATCGCTCCAGAGGATATTGATAGGTTGATGGCTATTGCTAAGTCGAATAGCATCAAGGCGACAGTCATCGGCAAAGTCGGTGGCCAGAGGTTACGAATAGGGGGGCTTCTTGAAGTTACGATCGATTCCGTTGCAACCGCATACGATTCGATTAGTCATACGATGATAGCATAG
- a CDS encoding LOG family protein has protein sequence MQMNKKQAKPEKAYKNSRFLHSSDARIIRIMSEFVEPLARFRRENIRDTIVFFGSARIKDRKAARAELLEVEKLIAKTKRPTKQLLLNYRSAQTAVDMSAYYEDCVELSRLLTQWSKKLNHSNRFVVCSGGGPGIMEAANRGAALAKGKSIGLNISLPFEQFSNGYISKGLNFEFHYFFMRKFWFAYLAKALVVFPGGFGTLDELLELLTLLQTDKIRKKMTVVVYGSEYWKRIINFEEIVRMGMASPEDLSLFKYCDDPKEAFEYLKDSLLHNYPTD, from the coding sequence ATGCAAATGAACAAGAAGCAAGCAAAACCGGAAAAAGCATACAAGAATTCAAGATTCCTGCACAGTTCCGATGCGCGGATTATCCGCATTATGTCGGAATTTGTCGAGCCATTGGCGCGATTTCGCCGGGAGAATATCAGGGACACCATTGTGTTTTTCGGGTCAGCACGAATCAAGGATAGAAAAGCTGCCCGCGCAGAGTTGCTGGAAGTTGAGAAACTGATAGCGAAGACGAAGCGCCCCACGAAACAATTATTACTGAACTACCGCTCCGCACAAACAGCAGTGGATATGTCGGCATATTACGAGGATTGTGTTGAGCTATCGCGCCTACTGACACAATGGTCAAAAAAGCTGAATCACTCCAATCGGTTCGTCGTCTGCTCCGGCGGCGGGCCGGGCATTATGGAAGCGGCGAACAGAGGAGCAGCCCTTGCAAAGGGCAAGTCCATCGGACTCAATATCAGCCTTCCGTTTGAACAATTCTCGAACGGCTACATTAGCAAGGGTCTGAATTTCGAGTTTCATTACTTCTTCATGAGGAAATTCTGGTTTGCGTATCTGGCAAAGGCGCTCGTTGTTTTCCCGGGCGGCTTTGGAACGCTTGATGAACTCCTTGAATTGCTCACCTTGTTGCAAACCGACAAAATCAGAAAAAAGATGACTGTTGTCGTATACGGTTCGGAGTATTGGAAAAGAATCATCAATTTCGAGGAAATTGTTAGGATGGGAATGGCATCACCCGAGGATCTTTCCTTATTCAAATACTGTGATGATCCGAAGGAGGCGTTTGAGTACCTGAAAGATTCCCTGCTTCATAACTACCCGACTGACTGA